The following nucleotide sequence is from Austwickia chelonae.
AATGCCTTCCTTCGCTGGGTGGAGCATCGGTTCCCGGCGACCCAATCGTGGGATGCAGCTCCCCGGCTTCTCACCAACATCGACGGTTCCCGGGTGATGACTCCGATGCTCATCGTGATCCTGGCGCTAGGTACTACCGACCTGCTGTTCGCGCTGGATTCGATTCCTGCGATCTATGGGTTGACCAGCGAGCCCTTCCTCGTGCTGACCGCAAATATCTTCGCCTTGATGGGCTTGCGGCAGTTGTACTTCCTGATCGGCGACCTGCTGAAGCGCCTTGAATACCTAGGGATCGGGCTCTCAGTTCTGCTCGGTTTCATCGGCGTCAAATTGATCCTGCACGCCCTTCACGAGAACACTCTGTTCTTCATCAACGGGGGGCAGGGAGTTCATGCCATTCCCGAAATTCCGATCAGCATCTCCTTGGGGATGATCATCCTCATTCTTGCCGTGACCACGGTCGCCAGCTTGATACGCACGCGCAATACTGCTCGCTGAGGCAGTCCGACGTGACATTCAGAAGATAGCTGTCTCGTCCAGCATCTGAAGCGCCGTTGGCAGGAGACTTCTTTCTCCTGCCAACGGCGCTTTTCTGCGTCGACGGTTGACATTACGACTTGCTCTTGCCGAGGTGCTCCTCGACCACCGGATGTCCATGCCTGCTCGAGGGTCGTCACTCATCTCTCGACGTGATGCGCCAGGGAGAACGCCTCCTGGACAATCGCCCAGTCAGCGCACGAAACGACTTGAAGTCCCTCGCATCTCACATGTCAGCCCATCATGGGCTCCGCTCACCGACGCGCCTTTGTCCATCCTTGACGCTTGCACCCTTACCCGCGAGTATCGTCACCATCGTCGGAGCTGACGACTATTGCGCTCCGGCCTTCCCCGGATTCCGTCGACCGACCATTCCCCTGCGGCCGACAACTAAGAGGAGCAGGCATGCCGCGTAATATCTACAGCGAGGACCACGAAGCCTTTCGCCAGTCCTGTCGAGAATTCGTCGAACGGACTCTGGCCCCTCGTGCCGAGGAGATGATCAACCAGAAACTGATACCTCGGGAAATCTGGGAAGAGGCCGGCAGGCAGGGATTCTTCGGCCTCTGCATCCCTGAAGAATACGGTGGAGCAGGCATCGACGATTACCGGTTCAATGCCGTTCTGGGGGAGGAGCTGGGTAAATTCACCGCCGCTGTTTCTTCGTGCTTCGGGATTCACTCAGATATCACCGCACCTTATCTGGTTCACCTGGGCACCGACGAGCAGAAGAAGAGATGGCTTCCCGGAGTGGCTTCCGGTAAAAAAATCATGTCCATCGGGATGACCGAGCCCTCAGGAGGATCGGATCTCGCTGCCTTGAAAACGACAGCCGTCCTGGCAGATGACGGATCAGGTGACTGGATCATCAACGGTTCAAAAACATTCATCACGAATGGTCATCAGTGCGACCTAGCGGTTGTCGCAGCACGGACAGATCCCGCCAAGGGTGCTCGTGGAATATCATTATTCGTCCTCGAAGCAGGAACCCAGGGATACACCAAGGGAAATAAGCTCGATAAAGTAGGCCAGCCTGAATCTGATACGGCAGAGTTGTTCTTCGACAATGTTCGAGTCACTTCAGGTCATCTTCTCGGCGAAGCCGGGTCCGGGTTCATTGCAATGATGCAACATCTCCCTCAAGAACGCGTTGGAAATGCAATCGCCAATATTGCAAATGCCAAACAGATCCTCCTCGAAACGATCCAGTACACCAAGGATCGCAAAGCCTTCGGGCAACCGATCGGGAGCTTCCAACACAACAAGTTCAAGATCGCCGAGATGGTCACCGCAGTCGAGGTCGCCGAAGCTTATATCGACGACTGCGTCGTCGCGCACGCTGAAGGAAAGCTCACACCCATCGATGCCGCCAAAGCCAAATGGTGGGCATCCCAAGTGCAATGCGACGTTCTCGACGAGTGTGTCCAACTCCACGGCGGATACGGGTTCATGAATGAATATCGGGTCGCTCGTGCCTGGAAGGATGCTCGAGTACACAAGATCTGGGCCGGATCGAACGAGATCATGAAGGAACTCATCGGACGAGACCTCGGGCTGTAAAAACCTCGACCTGCCCCACCACTCTCGACGAGGAGAGCCATGAACCCGCGATTCGCCGACCGAGTAGTACTCGTCACCGGTGCCAGCCGCGGCATAGGCCTGGCTATCGCCCACCGGCTCGTGGACGAAGGTGCCAAGGTATGCCTCACCGCACGAGGACAAGAACAACTCGACCTCGCCGTGGAAGAGCTTGGCGGACCCCAACATGCCTTCGGTGTCCCCGGTCGAGCCGATGACCCAGAGCACCATCAACGAACTGTGAACGCCGTCCTCGACAAGTGGGGAAGGCTGGACCATCTGGTCAACAATGCTGGGATCAACCCCGCCTACGGTCCCTTGACCAGCATCGATACCGGAGCAGCTCGAAAACTCCTCGAGGTCAACATCCTGGGGACCCTCGGATGGGTCCAGAACGTGCACCAGGCCTGGATGTCCGAACACGGAGGCAGCATCGTCAATATCGCCTCCGTTGCCGGCATCCGGCCTGCACCAGGAATCGCCATGTACGGCGCCAGCAAATCCGCCGTCATCCACCTCACCGAAGAACTGGCCCTCGAACTGGCACCCACTACTCGGGTCAACGCCGTCGCACCCGGCGTCATCAAAACGCACTTCGCCGAAGCCCTCTACCGCAACCGGGAAGAACACCTCAGCACCCACTACCCCCTAGGACGACTCGGCACCCCCACCGATGTCGGCGGAGCCGTGGCCTTCCTCCTCTCCGACGACGCCACCTGGATCACCGGACACACCATCGTGATCGACGGTGGACTCACCCTCCGCGGTGGCGAATGAGCCCCCACCCCCCAGGGCTCGACCTGCAAGCACTCCGGGAGCACCTTGACCGCCACCTACCCGAAGAACTGACCGGGCCCCTACACGCCGAAATCCTCACCGGAGGCCGGTCGAACCTGACCTACCGGATCTCCACAGCAACACAGACCGCCGTCCTGCGCAGACCACCCCTAGGACATGTCCTCGCCAGCGCCCACGACATGAGCCGCGAACACCGGGTCATGACCGCTCTCGCCACCACT
It contains:
- a CDS encoding TerC/Alx family metal homeostasis membrane protein, translating into MTIPLWVWISVTATTVAVLLFDILIVARRPRVPSTKECAAYLACYVLGAVFFGIGVWIFAGHRYGAEFFAGWLTEYSLSVDNLFVFLVIMAKFKVPERFQQTALMVGIVIALILRAIFIAAGAAVINRFSWMFYIFGIFLIITAYKLFREALADDEEEDFEENAFLRWVEHRFPATQSWDAAPRLLTNIDGSRVMTPMLIVILALGTTDLLFALDSIPAIYGLTSEPFLVLTANIFALMGLRQLYFLIGDLLKRLEYLGIGLSVLLGFIGVKLILHALHENTLFFINGGQGVHAIPEIPISISLGMIILILAVTTVASLIRTRNTAR
- a CDS encoding acyl-CoA dehydrogenase family protein, with the translated sequence MPRNIYSEDHEAFRQSCREFVERTLAPRAEEMINQKLIPREIWEEAGRQGFFGLCIPEEYGGAGIDDYRFNAVLGEELGKFTAAVSSCFGIHSDITAPYLVHLGTDEQKKRWLPGVASGKKIMSIGMTEPSGGSDLAALKTTAVLADDGSGDWIINGSKTFITNGHQCDLAVVAARTDPAKGARGISLFVLEAGTQGYTKGNKLDKVGQPESDTAELFFDNVRVTSGHLLGEAGSGFIAMMQHLPQERVGNAIANIANAKQILLETIQYTKDRKAFGQPIGSFQHNKFKIAEMVTAVEVAEAYIDDCVVAHAEGKLTPIDAAKAKWWASQVQCDVLDECVQLHGGYGFMNEYRVARAWKDARVHKIWAGSNEIMKELIGRDLGL
- a CDS encoding SDR family oxidoreductase, which codes for MNPRFADRVVLVTGASRGIGLAIAHRLVDEGAKVCLTARGQEQLDLAVEELGGPQHAFGVPGRADDPEHHQRTVNAVLDKWGRLDHLVNNAGINPAYGPLTSIDTGAARKLLEVNILGTLGWVQNVHQAWMSEHGGSIVNIASVAGIRPAPGIAMYGASKSAVIHLTEELALELAPTTRVNAVAPGVIKTHFAEALYRNREEHLSTHYPLGRLGTPTDVGGAVAFLLSDDATWITGHTIVIDGGLTLRGGE